ttttatgtacccctcttgatagcgagcaaaaaaattttgcttatgggatcgaggatgtggaattgttttcacaaatgttgtccacctcggatagatgccatcagctagataatacccgttCTCGTAGAcggtattgttaatttcatatatgatatttggagcttcacctctcaaaacatcattgaacaccggggattgacctaggacattcaaatcgttttgagatccggcaactccgaagaaggcgtgccacacccatgtatcaaaaccagcaactgcttccaagatgatacttttctgcccttttctatttccgtaatccCCTTGtcaagcagttggacaatttttccactgccagtgcatgcagtcaatgctaccaatcatgccaggaaatcctcgagactcagctttttggagaagccgtTGCAGGGccctgggcgtaggtctgcgtaggtagtctctggtgtacagagtttccactgcatcacaaaatcgcaccaagctctccaaaacagtggacttccccatccgagcaTTCTTATCCATCTaatcagcagatgacccatacgccaacattcgtatcacagctgtgaacttctgctctagaagaagtcccaaatttccagcacaatttctcttttgaacaaaatattcatcataattgcaaatatcatgcatgactttattgaacaaattgggttgcattctatatctccctcgaaaatgaacatcagagtacagatattgtgggataaaataatcttccataagattcttaccccgagaatgtctatgtctgtccgcatttgggcgacggccttctcgtgaaccacggcgaccctggttttcttcctccagcaaagcaactgctatgccaagttgctcatctagttctctctgcgcccttttgcttgcagctcgtctacgcattttttctctagtttctcgctcttgcctctccaaaaccttttgcatgtctgccattgagaatggagaatgaaatctaaaatatgaaaaatgaaaatgtagagaagaactggtgtggaaggtatgagctgaacctctggttttatagaaaaatgtacacatatagatatgacacgggcgcaatcttagagggtgaaaatcttatctgaaatttgaaattcaaatgaaatttgaaatttgaaatgtatctgaaatttgaatttcgaaatgtacctgaaatttgacattttgaatttatctgaaatttgaattttgaaatttatctgaaatttgaaatttatcttgaaatttgaaaccgaaaatcttatcggatatgaatagtattgacacgtaggaacccaaaaatcttatccgaaaatgttatccaaattaattgtttaagtaaacaaagttgtgaaaaaaaacaaaaaaaatgaatagtatttgccatggcaagcctaaactgctggaaacacactttGCTGGAGAGGGCTAGGAcagtcactattcatgtgaatagtagctgccctagggcttatcttgccatggcaaggggctaactggtggaaatgctcttagagGAAGCTGAGGGTGTGGATGACAATATGGACCTAGATGGGCTGAgttttttaagtttattttttttttaaatttatgttattttattattttatgtataaaaaatTTGGTTAGGGTCTCATAGTAGACACGTCAACATTTAACGATTGACCACACAGTCAACTTAACAGAAAGATGAAATTGGACGATGTTGCAAACATAAGGgtgtaaattgataaaattgataCCCTATGGTCCATATTGAGAACCACCCCAAACCTGCTGGGTGTCTTTTGTCGTTAGCCCTAAAAAATACATACTAACCTCACACGAGACCACTTATGCAAAAAAACATTCATTCTCTTTTTGCTTAATTACCCAAGCCCTATTGTtcggaaaaataaaataaaattcatcccTCCCTGTCACGCAGGACGTGGTAATGCACACCAAAGCCATCACCCCTATCATTCTTGAAGACTTAATTAAAGGACGTAATCTTcaattcttcatcttctttaattttcttctctaaatttgttgatgttgaaattttggagatTTAGAGTTCATAAAGTATCAATTATGGATTTACAATTGAGACTTATAAATTATCAATTGGGGAGTTTTAGTATGTATGTTTACATCTTCTATATATTATTCAATAGGTTATATTTtatatgacaggacccgacccaattttcgctttgaaaaccgagccgactcctgtgcgtgtccgacacctggcaattGTCggacacaaatgacctttttacccttttccttaattaatttccttccgacttctgccgaaaattcggcagagcctcccctgtattttgaccatacccaaagtcttccacctgccaaacaatctcagaaatcctaccaacagccagactaattCAACAAACAGTTTCCAACCTTagttccttatgttcaacaagatatcagagcaatttctaaacaaatttacagaattTACATTAAGTTACAACGAGTTcctacactttggtggtgggtCGGAAGCTAGGAAAACGGCCCGGGTGGTTTCCCTCgttcttctacggcctgggggcgaaaaacaaatttaaaagtgtgagtggacaaaaataatgttcgtGAAAATCATTtgagaatatactaacccccgtttgaaaaacatagggaTATAGAACTAAAATCTGATCATAATCAACTTGACATATTCAAAGAAATATAGTTAACATGATTATAATCATATactaaacaaagatatattAGTATAACTCAAGTGAACttactaataaaaatgagtaaaccataactgcattaaaaactttaaaatcctttaaaactgccacctaactGTACCCCTGATagccgtcaattccctggcaggtctcgggcgtcacacaggctacccgagccgaaaactggcgaaatcaggggactatgatcagcctgatccgccggcaggtcctcggtgacaccaagtcactcaagtcgctcaggcaggatgcaggggaccgtaatCAGCCTGATCCActatcctggcaggtctcggggacacagagtcagccgagccgcaatcctgacaggtctcgggacaccaagtctgccgagccgcaaatcttGGCACTCActgtccgagcgtccccggaactcgtgaggcaagtcaagtgcactgactaactgaaatcagaccgaatgtccgtcgacatcggtccaactctgggtaatcaccaaatgtagggcgggtacatggtggtctaaaataACTGTTTCTGATAAAAACTGATCTACTCTGAACTCTGGTAAATCTGAACTAAACCACTAATTTGGCCTCAAAATTACAAATCTGCTGCTAgtctaattttataaaataaggGTATTTGCATCATAAAATTTATGCTGaaatcacttattcaagatcaaatataaaatataattataaaatctttttgagaaagaaagtccactcactgatggtccgagctagctggacctcttgaggGTCCCTCCTGCTGATTAGCCGGACTCCTGGCGCCTGCTTAATCAAGAATAATCAATTAAACAACTGCtggataaataaaattaaattaaataccctgcccccggctcctagaaatacgtgcatttcatctcaagttactcctatgcccacgtTAGCCCTTTTTGACACTGGGACCGATTTTGGAAGGTCCGATACTCTGTTAAGCGAGAAAccgtcagatcggccgacccgggacctgTAGGGTCCACGGTGTCCGATGGCCAACCTGAGCTTCccggaaggtttctcatacaacgggaaccaagttctgcgaatttgatccgaatcggacggtcggatcggccacaatcgcgttatcgcttaaaaccctaaccctagccccagggttcgcgattccggagtatccgggactccgattctcgatccgtcgaatcctacgcgatcctaaaatcacgtagaccgacatatccaaaattcaacgCGATCAAACGGTtaaacgacactgcacccacggatcgcgcgatatggaaaatccgttcggggctcaaacggactccgaattgagatccgcaaaatcccacgcgctcgtgacgacatgAGGACCtgaaaactggccagagccatgccaccaccctggcccacgcgctgccacacgcgcggggcaggtcgggtgtccaaagcgattcgggtgtgccgaaaaatcgtggaaccgagactccaaactcctaccctaggtaaagcaccctatttggagtcacttttgttcttggaccacccccaaaaagtggccggaaatacccgatcacggcggccaaagttcggccgaatttcaaattgtaaatCGAACAACCTAGAGATTGAATTGATCTAAACCCAGTTAACCAGCAGATAGAGCACGAGAAATAGATGAAAATCCATACTTCACTCGACtaatttggttgagaaacggaggagatcgAAGGACTGGAAATTCGAACTCGACCGACGGCAAAAATGGGCGATTCCGGCCAGGATCCGACGTGCGCAGGGCTGGGGCTGGTCGGGAAATGACGGCGGGTGAGCTGCGGTTCGGACGGGACCGGTGCCGGAGATCGAGTCGCGGTGTGGTGGCGGCTAGGTCGGCTGGAAGGGGAGGGGGTCGAATCGGCTGTGCAAtcgggagagaggagagagaatgacgcggggagagagagagaaacagggataaaaatctgactttgtccaaattacgattttgcccctcgcgatgttttgatcgtaatttcttcgttaaaactccgatttgggtctactccgtgtctacggactcgtttcgccgtgctctatgcaacggCGTAaacggaattcccaaattcttttccggtcaaaaagtcaaatttttccctattaaaatattcgagggcaaaatcgtctttttgctaaaagatattttctttactttttagatatttcctttcttttctagatattttgttttgggttcttacattaTATAAGtgttatttgtatttgtttttttgcatTAGATGCATTTTGAGGGGTAAGACTCATTATGTCCCCCgtgtatttttttgttatcaatgaaattcaATCGCACTGTTGAATTTTCTATAGGTTTGTATATAAGGTAAATTTAACCCACACCATTTTGAAATCTTGAATCCGTCCCTGCTAGGGACCTCGAACTCCAAAAGTGGGCAAAAACCTCAAAACTTATACATGAAACACAAATTCAAACTACAAATCTCTAACTATGAGTCAAAACTTGAGACCACAAAGACTAATAGATAGGTTTTcacctttttttgtttatacaaTATTATCTGAAATTCCATTATAGTTGTAAATATGGGTTAGACCAGTTGGTTATAACAGTGAGCTTACCTTCTCGTGCTTAAGTTCGAGTGCCCCTCCTCATAAATTAAAATGGCATCTCACTTCAGTTTTAAAGTTGTGTCCGTCATGTCAATTGATGGATTTTTTATGTGTGtataaaaatttaacaacTCTATCATGTATACTTTTGTATGTCCTATCCCAATTGATTGGTTAGACAACCCCCATTGAAAACGTTTCCGAACCTAAAAAcgaaaaaatcaaaatgcaacTTATTTTACATTGTATTTTTAATCACTAGTTTTTATTAGGGATGGGCACGGTACGGTATGGTACGGTATTGAGCTTGTACCGCTACCGATATCGAAAATTTAAATCGGTATGGTACGGTATGAGATTATGATTTGCCAAAAATTCGTACCGTACCTTACCGTGCCAAATCGGTATCGGTACCATTTCGGTACCAAAATGatacaactaaaaaatggacCAATTCAATATTCAACACCAAAATAAGTGATGCCTAAGCTACAAATTCAAAgattcaacatattcaataTCCAAATCAACCAAATCAATATTTATCCATCAACAgattcatcaaattcaaatggtTAAAACTTATGCCTTATGACTTACAAACCAAAATAGTTAAAATTATGCCTTATGGCttacaaaaatacaaacacaatCTAAACATAAatgacaaaaatataaaattatactATTCAGTACGGTACGATATTGACCGGTACCAAAATCTTGATATCGctaccataccatactatATTGGTACGATACGGTATGGTACCGAATATCCCCCCATAACTAATGAAACGGTATAAAATCGGTATGATACGGTGCGGTTAGGATACGATTTCGATATTTCGGTTTAAGATGTCCACCCCTAAGTTTTacctaaaagaaaaatgtatgaactaactattttttttattgatattCCTCCTTTTAATGTTGCGCGGTTGAAAGAGGGGCAAAttaacaaaactgaaaaaggaaaaacacacCAAATATTGCGCATacacaaaaatagaaaaaagaaaaaccaaacacGGATGCCGGGCCCAATTTTGTTGGGTGCCCATCACTCAATACAGTTGATGTTTCGTGTGCAGCGAGGCAAAGCATTCACCGCGAAGCGTTTGGTTTGGCGTATTTAAGCATTCAACACCTGTGCGTTCCTTTCGCGAAAGTAACGGAGTCAATCTTCTTCGTCACCATCCCCCCAACCAAAACCCATTTGCTAGGACCAGTATGTTGCAGAGACCTCGACGACGCTGCGAGGGCACGGCCATGGGCGCCATCGTGCTCGATCTCCGCCCCGGCCTTGGAATCGGACCCTTCTCTATCGGTGATTTGCtattaatttatgtatttGCCATCTTAATCATCGAATATGTtcacaattgttcagtttttAGCCTAGGGTTAAGAGTATTTTTTGTGGAATTGAAATTCGAATCAAATTAGtgcaatttcatttcatcCCGAGAAAAAGGTTAGAAACTTAGAACTGTTATAAGGAACTGATCGGTTTTGTAAATTAGCTTGGCTTAGTTCATGCGATTATTTCATTTATGTGACAATTTACATTTTACCATATTTGAGAGTTTTATCAGGCATTTAACATCTGGCTAGGTTTAGTTTAGGTTGAATTTGAGATGCTTTCCTTGGTTTCAACGTTACTCTGCTAGACTTAGTATGTGTTTTATTGCGTTTTTAAGAATCAAATAGTTAATGTTATAAAGATTTGGTATGAACATCTGCGTtggtatgtttttgtttttatataaattcgTTGGTGTTACAAGCTCAGCTTATTTTTTGGAATTACTTCAAAATGTTTGTTTCAGGAATGCCGATATGCGAAGCATTTGCTCAGATAGAGCAGCAGCCTAACATTTATGACGTCGTCCACGTGAAGTATTATGATGAGGTTTGGATCATTGTACCGAGTTATATATCATTATTTCGTGTGTAATTGAATGTAGACACACATttttagaatatttttttgttgtcttttaCGTCTGCTGTGATTTGCTTTATTCCTCTACGATACCTTTATGCACAAAATTTACGTAACAGACAAATAGCACCATGATTCATAAGGTGTATGTGTTGAAATACCAACAACCACTTATTACCATTCTTCTCCCATGCAGGAGCCTCTTAAGTTGGATATTGTTATCAGCTTTCCAGATCATGGTTTTCATCTTCGGTTTGATCCTTGGTCACAGGTGTTCTTCCTTACTTACATTTAATTTGTTATCTTCCCTGCATGTGCATTGTTTTTTTGCTCATCGAAAATTCATTTTCACACATATTAGTAATGCTTTGTTTACTCTGATGTTGAATAAGTATATGACCACTAGGATGATGGAGCTATTAACTAATGGCCATGTGGCCGAGTCTTATGGTATCTGCTCGTGTatcatcaatttaaaattggaaatattGATAGCAAATCCATGATTTCTCTACCCAATTATGTTATATTAGTTGTTGTGGCTAATACCGTGTGTTGAAAGTTACCTTAAGTGGTacataagaaaaaatatcTTGTAGGATGTAAGAGTGGAATGTCATGGCTAGTCCATGAAGCATTAGAGGGATCATGGACGTTTTGAAATGAATGGAAAGATAATCTGCTTTCATCAAGtgatttatttaataatcaaaaacAGAGAATCTTGAAGACTTTTTGAAATTCAGAAGAACTATACGATAGTCAGCTAATTTTCTCTTTAGAGTTTGATATTGTTATGCTTTTAATTGTTGTATCTGGGCTCTCTCTTGTAATATGCCAGGCAAATTTGTACGTGGATTGGCAGTATTTTTGGATTGTTTTTGTGGATTATAATATCTTCAACTGTCTTATGTTATGATAGGGTTGGCTAACTCGAAATTCTATTGCAGAGGCTGCGTCTTGTTGAGATTTTTGATATAAAACGACTTCAAATGCGCTATGCCACTTCCTTGATTGGGTGGGTTACTTTACTTCAGGCTTTCTATTATATCCCATCAGGTATATTATTGAACTTCATTTCTGCTTTCAGGGGACCATCTACTCTAGCTACTTTTGTAGCTGTATATGCACTGTTTGGGCCAACCTTTCCTGGAATTTATGACAAGGATAGAGGTGTCTACACTCTATTGTACCCAGTATGTAATTACTTAATCTtcatatttctttattttatctCCTTATTCACTCATCTTACAAGATGGAATCTGTTTTGTGTTTCTACCAACCATGGCTGTGTCAGGGACTTTCCTTTGCTTTTCCAATTCCTAACCAGTATACAGATTGCTGCCATGATGGAGAAGGTATAGTACTGACATTTTTTACTCAATAGTTTCTTGCTTTACAGATTTTGCTAGTTCTAACAACTtgatttttattgcttttgaTTATGAAAGCGGAATTACCATTAGAGTTTCCAGATGGAACCACACCAGTTACGTGCCGTGTCTCCATTTATGACAGTTCTACTGATAAAAAAGTTGGTGTGGGTTCCTTGATGGATAAGGCTTCTGCTCCTCCATTACCAATTGGCAGCCTCTATATGGAAGAGGTGCATGTTAAGGTTTGACTTCTTTCTCCATCTTCTCTGCATGATTTCCATTAAACCCTGGTTTGTTTTCTCCTATTACATCAACTGTCCAGCATGAAGGATGGGCATCATGGAGATTATAAACCATGATTCAGAGGATCAAAGGCTTTTGCTTTGTAGCTTCCTTCATGAGTGGTTTACCATTGGGCCCCAATGTTACGCGTGCAAATTATTTCAGTGTACTTGTTTGAAACTGGTGACTGTAGTTCTTGGATgttattcaattcaaattttattttatccagCTAGGGGAAGAATTATACTTTAATGTTGGTGGTCAGAATATTCCTTTTGGTGCATCGCCTCAGGCAAGTTCTTGATCTCCTGCTGTTAAGCTATagtttgtctttctttttggctGGGAAATTCTGccattgttttgttgtttgtcCTGCGTAACAGTTTCCTGTTTTTTTACAGGATGTTTGGACTGAATTGGGTCGCCCTTGTGGGATACATCAAAAGCAGGTATTGCTGGTGTTACGTCTAAGCATGTTTTCTAAATGCATGTGTCATATTGGTGACTGTTGATTCTGTTTGCTGTGTAGGTAGACCAAATGGTTATTCATTCTGGATTGGACTCTCGTCCACGGACAACGCTGTGTGGCGATTACTTCTACAATTACTTTACCCGTGGTTTGGACATTTTATTTGATGGGCAGGTATCATTTATTCTTCTGGCTGTGAATGTACATTGATGATGTTTTGCATGATAATGTTTGTGCTCGGACATTTGCAGAtcacttttctcttttgtttgtcTCCAGACTCATAAAATCAAGAAGTTTGTTTTGCATACAAACTATCCTGGTCATGCAGATTTCAACTCATACATAAAGTGCAATTTTGTCATCTTTGCTTCTGACTGTAAGTCCTT
Above is a genomic segment from Prunus dulcis chromosome 7, ALMONDv2, whole genome shotgun sequence containing:
- the LOC117633724 gene encoding UPF0183 protein At3g51130 isoform X2 produces the protein MLQRPRRRCEGTAMGAIVLDLRPGLGIGPFSIGMPICEAFAQIEQQPNIYDVVHVKYYDEEPLKLDIVISFPDHGFHLRFDPWSQRLRLVEIFDIKRLQMRYATSLIGGPSTLATFVAVYALFGPTFPGIYDKDRGVYTLLYPGLSFAFPIPNQYTDCCHDGEAELPLEFPDGTTPVTCRVSIYDSSTDKKVGVGSLMDKASAPPLPIGSLYMEEVHVKDVWTELGRPCGIHQKQVDQMVIHSGLDSRPRTTLCGDYFYNYFTRGLDILFDGQTHKIKKFVLHTNYPGHADFNSYIKCNFVIFASDLRGSFQEVNNCKHRITPSTKWEQVKEILGDCGRAAIQTQGSTSNPFGSTFVYGYQNVAFEVMKNGYIATVTLFQS
- the LOC117633724 gene encoding UPF0183 protein At3g51130 isoform X1, producing MLQRPRRRCEGTAMGAIVLDLRPGLGIGPFSIGMPICEAFAQIEQQPNIYDVVHVKYYDEEPLKLDIVISFPDHGFHLRFDPWSQRLRLVEIFDIKRLQMRYATSLIGGPSTLATFVAVYALFGPTFPGIYDKDRGVYTLLYPGLSFAFPIPNQYTDCCHDGEAELPLEFPDGTTPVTCRVSIYDSSTDKKVGVGSLMDKASAPPLPIGSLYMEEVHVKLGEELYFNVGGQNIPFGASPQDVWTELGRPCGIHQKQVDQMVIHSGLDSRPRTTLCGDYFYNYFTRGLDILFDGQTHKIKKFVLHTNYPGHADFNSYIKCNFVIFASDLRGSFQEVNNCKHRITPSTKWEQVKEILGDCGRAAIQTQGSTSNPFGSTFVYGYQNVAFEVMKNGYIATVTLFQS